A stretch of the Actinomyces faecalis genome encodes the following:
- the rfbB gene encoding dTDP-glucose 4,6-dehydratase, whose protein sequence is MNVLITGGAGFIGANFVHQTLVRYPDARVTVLDKLTYAGNKGSLADLGERVTLVVGDVADADTVDPLVAEADVVVHFAAESHNDNSLLDPSPFIRTNLVGTFTLLEAVRRHKVRFHHISTDEVYGDLELDDPTKFEPTTPYNPSSPYSSSKAGSDLLVRAWVRSFGVEATISNCSNNYGPYQHIEKFIPRQITNLIDGVKPKLYGAGENVRDWIHVLDHNDAVWDIIEKGRIGETYLIGANGEKNNKEVVELILELMGYDKDDYEHVNDRPGHDMRYAIDNSKLVEELGWSPKYTDFRSGLQATIDWYTANEAWWRPLKAEVEAKYAAQGQ, encoded by the coding sequence ATGAACGTCCTCATCACCGGAGGCGCCGGCTTCATCGGCGCCAACTTTGTCCACCAGACCCTCGTGCGCTACCCCGACGCCAGGGTCACGGTCCTGGACAAGCTCACCTACGCCGGTAACAAGGGCTCCCTGGCCGACCTGGGCGAGCGCGTCACCCTCGTCGTCGGCGACGTCGCCGATGCTGACACCGTCGACCCACTAGTCGCCGAGGCGGACGTCGTCGTTCACTTCGCCGCCGAGTCCCACAACGACAACTCGCTGCTGGACCCCTCCCCCTTCATCCGCACCAACCTGGTCGGGACCTTCACCCTGCTGGAGGCAGTACGCCGCCACAAGGTGCGCTTCCACCACATCTCCACCGACGAGGTCTACGGCGACCTCGAGCTGGACGACCCCACCAAGTTCGAGCCGACCACGCCCTACAATCCCTCCTCCCCCTACTCCTCCTCCAAGGCCGGCTCGGACCTGCTCGTACGCGCCTGGGTCCGCTCCTTCGGCGTGGAGGCCACGATCTCCAACTGCTCGAACAACTACGGCCCCTACCAGCACATCGAGAAGTTCATCCCCCGACAGATCACTAACCTCATCGACGGCGTCAAGCCCAAGCTCTACGGGGCTGGCGAGAACGTCCGCGACTGGATCCACGTCCTGGACCACAACGACGCCGTGTGGGACATCATCGAGAAGGGCCGCATCGGCGAGACCTACCTCATCGGCGCCAACGGCGAGAAGAACAACAAGGAGGTCGTCGAGCTCATCCTCGAGCTCATGGGCTACGACAAGGACGACTACGAGCACGTCAACGACCGCCCCGGCCACGACATGCGCTACGCCATCGACAACTCCAAGCTCGTCGAGGAGCTCGGCTGGTCCCCGAAGTACACCGACTTCCGCTCCGGCCTTCAGGCCACCATCGACTGGTACACCGCCAACGAGGCCTGGTGGCGGCCTCTCAAGGCCGAGGTTGAGGCGAAGTACGCCGCCCAGGGGCAGTGA
- a CDS encoding N-acetylmuramoyl-L-alanine amidase has product MSASRYLRAAVAISIALAGIGQVDAAQAHSVPVHAGPAPVQLLELTTSGGQTTELASAGLGQDPVEASRDSVPAGTTEGHGVAPARAVALAAATEAPDLEQDADLLTEPLEVDSFLVAGFTWTGSKDLPTGTQIYLRARENGVWSSWYLNETADAGPDDAPGSGGTDEFVTGGADAIQAAVVSGGRELPADLTLALVPAQPAGQEVLSKEDVTTTQAEPTEVAPETAVAQPQPEDRLMNAEQSAEPVSQGAAPGGAVGSMVPASISAGSGVTPGLPAVLAATTTMNGLPVPVVTRAEWGANQASMTWSPTYANAAHVVVHHTAGTNSYSAAQSASIVAAIYHYHAVVLDWGDIGYNFLVDKYGQVFEGRYGTLSSAAGKMVVGGHARGANTGTMGISMMGNYVSTSPTEVQLDRVGKLAGWFLTRSGVTNALASAPFTILATEKYKAGQVVDLPRILAHRDVGYTLCPGDMGYSKMGQIRAIAQSQIRSGGESAPTPTPSIPSWELDGGRWYLRGADGAHLTGWQRVTGSWYYLAPGSGAMVTGWLNQGGTWYYLGASGAMATGWAKVGGQWYYLASSGAMATGWAKVSGQWYYLSPDSGAMVTGWLNQAGTWYYLGASGAMATGWAKVGGQWYYMLPGGSAVTGWQQVGGTWYYFKPDSAMVVGWAQIKGRWYYFNASGHMVTGWLALNGTWYYLGASGAMVTGTQQIDGRYSVFSSSGAWQGYTTEAAALGLHEVMSKPVRSRSTTISAMVAAYQSSGRTYPSAALAVGGAPTITGFATQVYDEAVAEGVSPELLFVQVVKETGWLQFGGDVKIGQFNFGGLGATGGGNPGNSFPDVRTGLRAQVQHLRAYADPSVTAAALSHPVVDTRFAYVRKGSARYVEHLGIQENPNRTGWAMAKGYGADLVEMMRTYFSLLG; this is encoded by the coding sequence ATGTCGGCGTCTCGCTATCTTCGTGCTGCAGTTGCTATCTCTATAGCGCTCGCAGGCATCGGGCAGGTTGATGCTGCTCAGGCCCACTCGGTGCCTGTGCATGCAGGGCCGGCACCTGTTCAGCTCCTTGAGCTGACAACATCTGGCGGCCAGACCACTGAGCTGGCATCCGCTGGCCTTGGTCAGGACCCGGTGGAGGCCTCCCGGGACTCGGTACCAGCCGGCACCACTGAGGGGCATGGCGTCGCGCCTGCGCGCGCCGTGGCACTGGCAGCAGCTACTGAAGCGCCCGATCTTGAACAGGATGCCGATCTCCTGACTGAGCCGTTGGAGGTCGACAGCTTCCTCGTCGCGGGATTCACCTGGACCGGTAGCAAGGACCTTCCGACAGGGACCCAGATCTACCTCAGGGCGCGGGAGAACGGGGTCTGGTCCTCGTGGTACCTCAATGAGACAGCCGACGCGGGCCCTGATGACGCACCTGGGAGTGGGGGGACCGACGAGTTCGTCACAGGCGGTGCTGACGCTATCCAGGCGGCCGTCGTCAGCGGGGGGAGGGAGCTTCCCGCGGACCTTACCCTGGCTCTGGTCCCGGCCCAGCCTGCAGGCCAGGAGGTGCTGTCCAAGGAGGATGTGACGACGACGCAGGCTGAGCCAACCGAGGTCGCTCCAGAGACGGCGGTTGCGCAGCCCCAGCCAGAGGATCGCCTGATGAACGCTGAGCAGTCCGCCGAGCCAGTCAGTCAGGGGGCTGCACCAGGTGGCGCCGTAGGCTCCATGGTGCCGGCGTCCATCAGTGCGGGCAGCGGGGTCACGCCTGGTCTTCCGGCTGTGCTCGCCGCGACGACGACGATGAACGGTCTACCGGTTCCCGTCGTCACGCGTGCGGAGTGGGGGGCCAACCAAGCCTCAATGACATGGTCTCCCACCTACGCCAATGCCGCTCATGTTGTTGTCCACCACACGGCGGGGACAAACAGCTACTCCGCGGCCCAGTCGGCATCTATCGTGGCGGCGATCTACCACTACCACGCCGTCGTGCTTGACTGGGGCGACATCGGCTACAACTTCCTGGTCGACAAGTACGGCCAGGTCTTCGAGGGGCGGTACGGCACCCTGTCATCGGCCGCCGGGAAGATGGTCGTGGGTGGACACGCTCGCGGCGCGAACACGGGCACCATGGGGATCTCCATGATGGGGAACTATGTCTCGACCAGCCCGACCGAGGTACAGCTCGACCGTGTGGGGAAGCTCGCCGGCTGGTTCCTCACACGTTCGGGCGTCACCAATGCACTGGCCTCTGCGCCCTTCACGATCCTGGCGACGGAGAAGTACAAGGCCGGGCAGGTGGTGGACCTGCCCAGGATCCTTGCCCACCGGGACGTCGGGTACACCCTGTGCCCTGGAGACATGGGGTACTCCAAGATGGGGCAGATCCGCGCCATCGCACAGTCTCAGATCCGCTCGGGTGGGGAGAGCGCCCCAACGCCCACACCCTCGATCCCCTCGTGGGAGCTGGATGGTGGACGATGGTATCTCCGTGGTGCCGATGGTGCTCACCTGACCGGCTGGCAGCGTGTTACGGGGTCCTGGTACTACCTTGCGCCGGGTTCTGGCGCGATGGTGACGGGTTGGCTCAACCAGGGTGGGACGTGGTACTACCTGGGTGCCTCGGGGGCGATGGCGACCGGGTGGGCCAAGGTTGGTGGCCAGTGGTACTACCTGGCCTCGTCGGGGGCGATGGCGACCGGGTGGGCCAAGGTTAGTGGCCAGTGGTACTACCTCTCGCCTGACAGCGGAGCGATGGTGACGGGTTGGCTCAACCAGGCTGGGACGTGGTACTACCTGGGCGCCTCGGGAGCGATGGCGACCGGGTGGGCCAAGGTTGGTGGCCAGTGGTACTACATGCTCCCCGGGGGATCGGCTGTGACGGGCTGGCAGCAGGTCGGTGGCACCTGGTACTACTTCAAGCCTGACAGCGCCATGGTCGTGGGCTGGGCCCAGATCAAGGGGCGCTGGTACTACTTCAACGCCTCGGGTCATATGGTCACTGGCTGGCTCGCGCTCAACGGGACCTGGTACTACCTGGGAGCCTCAGGTGCGATGGTGACGGGGACCCAGCAGATCGACGGTCGTTACAGCGTCTTCTCCTCCTCTGGTGCCTGGCAGGGCTACACCACCGAGGCCGCCGCCCTGGGCCTGCATGAGGTGATGAGCAAGCCGGTCCGCTCGCGCAGCACAACCATCTCCGCGATGGTGGCGGCCTACCAGTCCTCAGGTCGCACCTACCCCTCTGCTGCGCTGGCGGTGGGTGGGGCGCCCACGATCACCGGATTCGCCACACAGGTCTACGACGAGGCAGTCGCTGAGGGCGTGAGCCCCGAGCTGCTCTTCGTCCAGGTGGTTAAGGAGACCGGTTGGCTGCAGTTTGGTGGGGACGTGAAGATCGGCCAGTTCAACTTCGGTGGTCTGGGCGCCACCGGTGGAGGCAACCCGGGCAACAGCTTCCCGGATGTGCGCACTGGCCTGCGGGCCCAGGTCCAGCACCTGCGCGCTTACGCTGACCCCAGCGTCACCGCCGCGGCCCTGTCCCACCCGGTGGTGGACACGCGTTTTGCTTACGTCCGTAAGGGCAGCGCCCGCTACGTTGAGCATCTTGGCATCCAGGAGAACCCGAACCGTACCGGGTGGGCCATGGCCAAGGGATACGGTGCTGACCTGGTGGAGATGATGAGGACGTATTTCTCGCTCCTGGGCTGA
- a CDS encoding rhamnan synthesis F family protein, producing the protein MRRTAIYLFHDPRGIVEDYVPLALRSLRPFASHLLVVVNGALTAAGRQSLEAVADEILVRENEGMDIGGYQAGLSQLGWEQIGSLDELVLVNNTFFAPVRPWEPVFEAAAVRPEASFWGLTEHDEIRPHPFLARRSMPRHLQSHFLAVRRPLLSSPDFRSYWQTMPPIHSYNDSVAWHESRFTPHFNSLGYESFAVFPLEAFSTPNPVMDEPEALLDAGCPALKRRVFFHDPAHLDARGVCGARLLRSAAQGGVEEDLLLAGLVRTTAPRTLLANAGLTEVLEPSPRGEALPACPRPVSVHAFLPSGGDPHALTSRLRDLRAGGSVVVCCADGEACHAMETSLRCNGVEQAEVRAARYPEGGSLLSLLRDAPEMAQEPVLLRLAEAGEDDPVGDPRLLDAALRLFEAHPGLGVLVRSAPVLGSRVLGHGWGEDRDEAATLARRAGIAVPLDDSTPVWSYGGSVLLRARGLSPLLGLDLTRLVREHGAGGAGALLALAEVSAVLETGLHHRQVVTAGTIAVDHALLEHRYQALAAVLPGDVEEQQRYLVACCGPQAGIGTMLRRQMEMAAPDLADRLKPAYRRLTGWLPGRG; encoded by the coding sequence ATGCGGCGGACGGCGATCTATCTTTTCCACGATCCCCGGGGCATAGTCGAGGACTACGTCCCCCTGGCCCTGCGCAGCCTGCGTCCCTTCGCATCCCACCTGCTGGTCGTCGTCAACGGCGCCCTGACGGCTGCGGGACGCCAGAGCCTGGAGGCGGTGGCGGATGAGATCCTGGTCCGTGAGAACGAGGGGATGGACATCGGCGGCTACCAGGCAGGCCTGTCCCAACTGGGCTGGGAGCAGATTGGGAGTCTTGACGAGCTGGTGCTCGTCAACAACACCTTCTTCGCCCCGGTACGTCCCTGGGAGCCGGTTTTTGAGGCTGCTGCCGTACGGCCGGAAGCGTCCTTCTGGGGACTGACTGAGCACGACGAGATCCGTCCCCACCCCTTCCTGGCACGCCGGTCCATGCCCCGCCACCTCCAGTCCCATTTCCTGGCTGTGCGCCGCCCGCTGCTCAGCTCGCCGGATTTCCGCTCCTACTGGCAAACCATGCCCCCGATCCACAGCTATAACGACTCCGTGGCCTGGCACGAGTCCCGTTTTACCCCGCACTTCAACTCACTGGGATACGAGTCATTCGCCGTTTTCCCCTTGGAGGCTTTCTCGACGCCGAACCCCGTCATGGACGAGCCCGAGGCGCTGCTGGACGCCGGCTGTCCGGCCTTGAAGCGACGGGTCTTCTTCCACGACCCCGCCCACCTTGACGCCCGTGGCGTCTGCGGTGCGCGCCTGCTGCGCAGTGCGGCCCAGGGCGGGGTGGAGGAAGATCTCCTGCTGGCCGGGCTCGTGCGGACCACCGCCCCCCGCACCCTGCTGGCCAATGCCGGTCTCACCGAGGTCCTGGAGCCCTCGCCCCGCGGCGAGGCTCTGCCTGCCTGTCCACGCCCGGTATCTGTTCACGCCTTCCTCCCCTCTGGAGGCGATCCCCATGCCCTTACTTCCCGTCTACGGGATCTCCGGGCAGGTGGGAGCGTGGTCGTGTGCTGCGCCGACGGCGAGGCCTGCCATGCGATGGAGACCTCCCTTCGCTGTAACGGCGTGGAGCAGGCAGAGGTGCGGGCCGCCCGCTACCCCGAGGGAGGCAGCCTGCTCTCGCTCCTGCGTGACGCCCCGGAGATGGCGCAGGAGCCGGTGCTCCTGCGCCTGGCAGAGGCAGGGGAGGATGACCCCGTGGGGGACCCCCGTCTCCTGGACGCCGCACTCAGGCTGTTCGAGGCCCACCCAGGCCTGGGGGTGCTGGTGCGCTCAGCGCCGGTCCTGGGCTCTCGGGTCCTCGGACACGGGTGGGGTGAGGACCGGGACGAGGCGGCCACCCTGGCCCGCCGGGCTGGGATCGCCGTCCCGCTTGACGACTCCACCCCTGTATGGTCCTACGGCGGCTCGGTGCTGCTGCGGGCCCGCGGTCTGAGCCCGCTCCTGGGCCTGGATCTCACCAGGCTCGTGCGCGAGCATGGTGCCGGTGGTGCGGGTGCGCTCCTGGCACTGGCCGAGGTCAGCGCCGTCCTGGAGACGGGGCTGCACCACCGGCAGGTGGTCACGGCGGGGACGATCGCCGTTGACCATGCCCTCCTTGAGCACCGTTACCAGGCCCTGGCTGCGGTGCTGCCCGGTGACGTGGAGGAGCAGCAGCGCTACCTCGTGGCGTGCTGCGGCCCGCAGGCGGGGATCGGGACGATGCTGCGTCGGCAGATGGAGATGGCGGCTCCAGACCTGGCTGACCGCCTCAAACCCGCCTACCGCCGCCTGACCGGGTGGCTGCCGGGGCGGGGATGA
- a CDS encoding NAD-dependent epimerase/dehydratase family protein: MGKSVLVTGAGGYIGRHVVTALLDRGTTVTALDLCFDGVDERARRLTLDLFSGDPNIYEQMGRPDVVLHMAWRDGFRHGSPAHMDDLPLHYHLIENLYAGGLPQLAVMGTMHEVGYWEGAIDERTPCAPASLYGVAKNALREISTLSAQTHDAVLQWIRAYYIVGDDKFGSSIFSKLLAAAEEGKTTFPFTTGRNKYDFISVDELAAQIAAIICQDAVTGIINACTGEPVTLAERVERYIADNHLDITLDYGAFPDRPYDSPGVWGDPSKVRAILAADKN; the protein is encoded by the coding sequence ATGGGTAAGTCTGTTCTTGTGACTGGTGCCGGCGGGTATATCGGTCGGCACGTCGTGACCGCGCTCCTGGACCGCGGTACCACAGTCACCGCTCTTGACCTGTGCTTCGACGGGGTTGATGAGCGGGCCAGGAGACTGACCCTTGACCTCTTCTCTGGGGACCCGAATATCTACGAGCAGATGGGGCGTCCCGACGTCGTCCTCCACATGGCGTGGAGGGACGGCTTCAGGCACGGCTCGCCAGCCCACATGGACGACCTGCCGCTGCACTACCACCTCATCGAGAACCTGTACGCCGGCGGGCTTCCGCAGCTGGCGGTCATGGGCACCATGCATGAGGTCGGTTACTGGGAGGGCGCGATAGACGAGCGCACGCCCTGCGCCCCCGCCTCGCTGTACGGGGTGGCCAAGAACGCGCTGCGCGAGATCTCCACCCTGTCCGCCCAGACGCACGACGCCGTGCTGCAGTGGATCCGTGCCTACTACATTGTCGGGGACGACAAGTTCGGCAGCTCGATCTTCTCTAAGCTGCTTGCGGCGGCCGAGGAGGGAAAGACCACCTTCCCCTTCACCACGGGCCGCAACAAGTACGACTTCATCTCGGTCGATGAGCTTGCGGCCCAGATCGCGGCCATCATCTGCCAGGACGCAGTCACCGGCATTATCAACGCCTGCACCGGTGAGCCGGTGACGCTCGCTGAGCGGGTGGAGCGCTACATCGCTGACAACCACCTTGACATCACCCTGGACTACGGAGCCTTTCCGGACCGGCCCTACGACTCTCCCGGGGTCTGGGGGGACCCGAGCAAGGTCCGCGCCATCCTCGCGGCGGACAAGAACTGA
- a CDS encoding rhamnan synthesis F family protein codes for MILGDAPRRLGIYFFYDADGVVDSYVETMLADMVTNLDELTVVVNGALTDQGRQLFERYASRVIVRDNVGLDVWAYKTAMDSYGWQRLCEFDEIVLFNVTIMGPVYPFSEMFTEMAGRDVDFWGPTWFHAVPEGFKSEVDEESHPRHLQSHFHVYRRSLVSSQPFQEYWDHLPLIKNYIDSVSLHEIPFTRRFERLGFVADAYVDTSDLEGFTYQPILFAPKTLIADKRCPIFKRRSFFHDYEDTLDQSVGNATRELYEYLRDYTDYDTDLIWDNLLRTVNLADLTKNLQLTYVLPTAARQGEAQPGRVALIIHMYYMDLLPQMLRYASSMPEWADLIITVGSQEKALTIRQSTQGLPQRVIVRVVENRGRDVSALLVGVRDLVLDYDLVCFVHDKKVQQISPYSVGEGFAVRCFENILPTADFVSNVITTFQREPRLGVLAPTPPNHADYFPIYTYAWGPNMPRTKELLSGLGVSVPLSDEQEPVAPLGSTFWFRPEAVRPLFERQWQWEDFDPEPLPVDGTISHAIERSYCYLAQGRGYYSGWLFSDRFAQLELTNLSYYTRRFTDTVARRWQAGTAREMLWTVSYALSARQIVKARVGSLIPRPLRPAARSVYRAVRPRLRRR; via the coding sequence ATGATTCTCGGTGACGCACCCCGGCGTCTGGGCATCTACTTCTTCTACGACGCCGACGGCGTCGTCGACTCCTACGTCGAGACCATGCTGGCAGACATGGTGACCAACCTTGACGAGCTGACGGTAGTGGTCAACGGTGCCTTGACTGACCAGGGCCGTCAGCTCTTTGAGCGCTACGCGAGCCGGGTCATCGTGAGGGACAACGTCGGCCTGGACGTGTGGGCCTACAAGACCGCGATGGACTCCTACGGCTGGCAGAGGCTGTGCGAGTTCGACGAGATCGTCCTGTTCAACGTCACCATCATGGGGCCGGTCTACCCCTTCTCCGAGATGTTCACCGAGATGGCCGGGCGTGACGTCGACTTCTGGGGGCCGACCTGGTTCCACGCTGTCCCTGAGGGATTCAAGAGCGAGGTCGATGAGGAGAGCCACCCACGTCATCTCCAGTCCCACTTCCACGTCTACAGGCGTTCGTTGGTCTCCTCCCAGCCCTTCCAGGAGTACTGGGACCACCTGCCCCTCATCAAGAACTACATCGACTCCGTCAGCCTCCACGAGATCCCCTTCACCCGCCGCTTTGAGCGCCTCGGATTCGTAGCCGACGCCTATGTGGACACCAGCGACCTCGAGGGATTCACCTACCAGCCCATCCTCTTCGCGCCCAAGACCCTCATCGCTGACAAACGCTGCCCGATCTTCAAACGCCGCTCCTTCTTCCATGACTATGAAGACACCCTGGACCAGTCGGTGGGCAACGCCACCCGGGAGCTGTATGAGTACCTGCGTGACTACACCGACTATGACACCGACCTCATCTGGGACAACCTGCTGAGGACGGTCAACCTGGCCGACCTCACCAAGAACCTCCAGCTCACCTACGTCCTGCCCACAGCCGCCAGGCAGGGTGAGGCTCAGCCTGGGCGCGTGGCCCTCATCATCCACATGTACTACATGGACCTGCTGCCGCAGATGCTCCGGTACGCCAGCTCCATGCCGGAGTGGGCCGATCTCATCATCACCGTCGGGTCGCAGGAGAAGGCGCTAACCATCCGACAGTCCACCCAGGGCCTGCCCCAGCGCGTCATCGTGCGGGTGGTGGAGAACCGGGGACGGGACGTCTCCGCGCTCCTGGTGGGGGTGCGTGACCTGGTCCTGGACTATGACCTCGTCTGCTTCGTCCACGACAAGAAGGTCCAGCAGATCAGCCCCTATTCCGTGGGTGAGGGTTTTGCGGTCCGGTGCTTTGAGAACATCCTGCCGACGGCAGACTTCGTGTCCAACGTCATCACCACCTTCCAGCGTGAGCCGCGTCTGGGGGTGCTGGCCCCCACCCCGCCCAACCACGCTGACTACTTCCCGATCTACACCTATGCCTGGGGGCCGAATATGCCCCGGACCAAGGAGCTGCTGTCCGGCCTGGGGGTCAGTGTCCCCCTGTCGGACGAGCAGGAGCCGGTGGCTCCCCTGGGCTCCACCTTCTGGTTCCGGCCCGAGGCCGTCCGTCCGCTGTTCGAGCGGCAGTGGCAGTGGGAGGACTTCGATCCTGAGCCTCTGCCGGTAGATGGGACGATCAGCCACGCCATCGAGCGCTCCTACTGCTATCTCGCTCAGGGGCGGGGGTACTACAGCGGCTGGCTCTTCTCTGACCGCTTTGCCCAGCTGGAACTGACGAACCTGTCCTACTACACCAGGCGCTTCACGGACACCGTCGCCCGTCGCTGGCAGGCGGGTACCGCACGGGAGATGTTGTGGACCGTGAGCTACGCCCTCTCTGCGCGGCAGATTGTCAAGGCTCGTGTGGGGAGCCTCATTCCCCGTCCGCTGCGCCCGGCGGCACGTTCGGTGTACCGGGCCGTCCGTCCCAGGCTGAGGAGACGTTGA
- a CDS encoding acyltransferase family protein has product MSVPVTAAMPSRRPRLFYLDLVRALATALIVLTHVNNPYLSEGRYLLTNQPFGIYVGDLGVSLFLIISGAALAYTYRRPLNLRRFYWKRFKGIYPMFWLAWGLGTVFFFLDNGGVPLNAAPVRSLIWTVLGVDGLAATLHIRTAYLLGEWFLGFIILFYLVFPLLLWLIERFPVPTAIGLAVVAGLTLLMMRQLPSVPGSVVLTMRLPELAFGIYFVRYVRRIHVTVAVACAGVLMVCGLRPGLLPKDVATAVVGTAAFLILVFLARYVAIPPVRAVVGLVARYSYPIFLVHHVVIIKVFSMMDTSGFLPVQLVMLLGSVCVITFALAVGLDRLTSSVLAFIATAFKDRPWWRLGPVGGES; this is encoded by the coding sequence ATGAGCGTTCCTGTCACTGCGGCCATGCCTTCCCGGCGCCCGCGCCTGTTCTACCTTGACCTAGTGCGAGCGCTGGCGACTGCCCTCATCGTGCTGACACACGTTAACAACCCCTATCTCTCCGAGGGCCGCTACCTGCTGACCAACCAGCCCTTCGGGATCTACGTCGGCGATCTTGGCGTCTCCCTCTTCCTCATCATCTCCGGTGCCGCACTGGCCTACACCTATCGGCGCCCGCTCAATCTACGCCGCTTCTACTGGAAACGGTTCAAGGGCATTTACCCCATGTTCTGGCTCGCCTGGGGCCTGGGGACCGTGTTCTTCTTCCTGGACAACGGCGGTGTCCCGCTCAATGCGGCGCCGGTCCGCTCCCTGATATGGACGGTGCTGGGGGTTGACGGCCTGGCAGCGACCCTTCATATCCGTACCGCCTACCTCCTGGGCGAGTGGTTCCTCGGGTTCATCATCCTGTTCTACCTGGTCTTCCCGCTCCTGCTGTGGCTCATTGAGCGCTTCCCGGTCCCAACCGCGATCGGGCTGGCGGTCGTGGCCGGGCTGACTCTGCTCATGATGCGCCAGCTCCCCTCTGTCCCCGGCTCGGTCGTGCTCACCATGCGTCTGCCTGAACTTGCATTCGGGATCTATTTCGTGCGCTACGTCAGACGTATCCACGTCACGGTGGCGGTGGCCTGCGCAGGAGTGCTGATGGTCTGTGGCCTGCGGCCGGGGCTCCTTCCCAAGGACGTGGCCACCGCCGTGGTTGGTACCGCGGCCTTTCTCATCCTGGTGTTCCTGGCGCGATATGTCGCGATCCCACCGGTGCGGGCTGTGGTGGGGTTGGTAGCCCGGTACTCCTACCCGATCTTCCTCGTCCACCACGTCGTTATCATCAAGGTCTTCTCCATGATGGACACCTCGGGCTTCCTGCCGGTTCAGCTCGTCATGTTGCTGGGGTCGGTCTGTGTCATCACCTTCGCGTTGGCAGTCGGGCTCGATCGGCTCACCAGCAGCGTGCTTGCTTTTATCGCCACCGCATTCAAGGACAGGCCCTGGTGGAGGCTAGGACCAGTTGGAGGTGAGTCATGA
- a CDS encoding ABC transporter permease, translated as MTDARTTTDGDDWRRVLTLTLRMTQRSVSSEFKGTALGRLWSLINPLATVIIFALIFGVVFRGTVEPGRNSGIDSFALWIGIGVLCWNFLSSGVMNGMNALIANAGLLSKVYFPRQVLVYSAVLALAVDFLWELVVLVIIAMVAGGPGIVVVLPALLLVTVLTAVFSTGLGLILSVVTIYFRDVSHLWQIFNQVWMYASGVVFSLSMLDTVQNQLFEKGWHIRGEPIPLTTLFRLNPAETYLEAFRSCLYDFAFPSLPVMTACVLWAVGMFVLGTAFFRRHAARIVEEL; from the coding sequence ATGACAGACGCTCGGACGACGACAGACGGTGACGACTGGCGACGGGTGCTGACCCTGACCCTTCGCATGACCCAGCGCTCAGTCTCCTCGGAGTTCAAGGGGACAGCGCTTGGTCGCCTGTGGTCCCTCATCAACCCCCTGGCGACCGTCATCATCTTTGCCCTCATCTTCGGCGTCGTGTTTCGGGGCACTGTTGAGCCGGGGCGCAACTCCGGTATCGACTCCTTCGCCCTGTGGATCGGTATCGGGGTCCTGTGCTGGAATTTCCTCTCCTCTGGCGTCATGAATGGCATGAATGCCCTCATCGCGAATGCCGGTCTGCTCTCCAAAGTCTACTTTCCGCGCCAGGTGCTCGTTTACTCTGCTGTGCTTGCGCTCGCTGTCGACTTCCTGTGGGAGCTTGTGGTCCTCGTCATCATCGCGATGGTGGCAGGAGGACCTGGCATCGTGGTGGTGCTGCCGGCCCTGCTGCTTGTCACCGTGCTGACTGCTGTGTTCTCGACTGGCCTGGGTCTGATCCTGTCGGTCGTGACGATCTATTTCCGGGATGTCAGCCACCTGTGGCAGATCTTCAATCAGGTGTGGATGTACGCCTCAGGAGTGGTGTTCTCCTTGTCCATGCTGGACACCGTCCAGAACCAGCTGTTCGAGAAGGGGTGGCATATCCGCGGTGAGCCGATTCCGCTGACCACGCTCTTTCGCCTCAACCCGGCTGAGACCTACCTCGAGGCATTCCGCTCCTGCCTCTATGACTTTGCTTTCCCCTCCCTCCCGGTCATGACGGCATGCGTACTATGGGCCGTGGGGATGTTCGTGCTGGGGACCGCGTTCTTCCGCAGGCACGCGGCACGTATCGTTGAGGAGCTCTGA